In Pomacea canaliculata isolate SZHN2017 linkage group LG12, ASM307304v1, whole genome shotgun sequence, a single genomic region encodes these proteins:
- the LOC112576592 gene encoding transcription factor E2F4-like isoform X2 yields MHRKSTYRNFKHKRTAMQGIDIVRVDKRLQEVNPYSDHTPSRHEKSLGLLTAKFVTLLQEAKDGVLDLKVAADQLAVRQKRRIYDITNVLEGIGLIEKKSKNSIQWKGAGPGCNSREISERLVTLKDELEELSHREQLLDQHKLWVQQSIRNVTDEDSNTNFAYVTHEDICSCFQGDTLLAIQAPSGTQMEVPIPEFGPGCRKNYQIHLKSQSGPINVLLVNKDPEADKPVVMQVPPPASLVMESQNVNPSTSAATTAVDTKGGRGKRSPTKSPLRATQAFGTGALDSSPMMTRMATRSSPRKANPENFLNQPSTSSGMAASQPMLSQPSPSELCPTDMLFDPTRTDLDMDGALIDELMSSDAFAPLLRLSPPPSDRDYYFNLDDSEGACDLFDVPLLSM; encoded by the exons ATGCATCGCAAGTCGACATACCGTAACTTCAAACACAAGAGGACAGCCATGCAAGGCATCGACATAGTTCGAGTCGATAAAAGACTGCAAGAAGTAAACCCATATTCAGATCATACCCCCAGCAGACATGAAAAGAGCTTAGGGCTTCTAACTGCAAAATTTGTCACACTTCTGCAGGAAGCCAAAGATGGTGTGCTGGATCTTAAAGTG GCAGCAGACCAGCTAGCTGTTCGGCAGAAGCGCAGAATTTATGATATCACTAACGTTTTGGAGGGAATTGGTCTCATAGAAAAGAAATCCAAAAACAGCATACAGTGGAA GGGTGCTGGGCCAGGCTGCAATTCTCGTGAGATTTCTGAGAGACTCGTGACCCTGAAGGATGAGCTAGAAGAACTCAGTCACCGAGAACAGCTGCTGGACCAGCACAAGTTATGGGTGCAGCAGTCCATCCGCAATGTTACAGATGAAGACTCAAATACCAA ttttgctTATGTTACACATGAAGACATCTGCAGTTGTTTCCAAGGTGATACATTGTTGGCAATTCAAGCCCCTTCTGGCACCCAGATGGAAGTACCAATACCAGAGTTT GGACCAGGGTGTAGGAAAAACTATCAGATTCACCTGAAAAGTCAATCTGGCCCCATCAATGTACTGCTGGTCAACAAAGACCCAGAAGCAGACAAGCCTGTGGTCATGCAGGTCCCTCCCCCTGCCTCTCTTGTCATGGAGAGTCAGAATGTTAACCCATCCACATCTGCTGCCACAACAGCTGTTGATACCAAGGGTGGTAGAGGAAAg cgATCACCAACAAAGTCACCATTGCGTGCAACTCAGGCCTTTGGAACTGGTGCTTTGGATTCGTCCCCTATGATGACAAGGATGGCAACTAGATCTTCGCCTCGTAAAGCCAATCCTGAAAACTTTCTTAACCAGC CTTCTACCTCTTCTGGCATGGCAGCAAGTCAACCCATGTTGAGTCAACCTTCACCCTCTGAACTTTGTCCTACAGACATGCTCTTTGATCCCACTCGCACAGATCTAG ACATGGATGGTGCTCTCATTGATGAACTGATGTCTTCAGATG catttGCCCCGCTGCTACGACTCAGTCCACCGCCAAGTGATCGTGACTACTACTTCAACCTTGATGATAGTGAAGGGGCATGTGACCTGTTTGATGTTCCTCTCTTATCAATGTGA
- the LOC112576592 gene encoding transcription factor E2F5-like isoform X1, with protein sequence MHRKSTYRNFKHKRTAMQGIDIVRVDKRLQEVNPYSDHTPSRHEKSLGLLTAKFVTLLQEAKDGVLDLKVAADQLAVRQKRRIYDITNVLEGIGLIEKKSKNSIQWKGAGPGCNSREISERLVTLKDELEELSHREQLLDQHKLWVQQSIRNVTDEDSNTNFAYVTHEDICSCFQGDTLLAIQAPSGTQMEVPIPEFGPGCRKNYQIHLKSQSGPINVLLVNKDPEADKPVVMQVPPPASLVMESQNVNPSTSAATTAVDTKGGRGKRSPTKSPLRATQAFGTGALDSSPMMTRMATRSSPRKANPENFLNQPSTSSGMAASQPMLSQPSPSELCPTDMLFDPTRTDLADMDGALIDELMSSDAFAPLLRLSPPPSDRDYYFNLDDSEGACDLFDVPLLSM encoded by the exons ATGCATCGCAAGTCGACATACCGTAACTTCAAACACAAGAGGACAGCCATGCAAGGCATCGACATAGTTCGAGTCGATAAAAGACTGCAAGAAGTAAACCCATATTCAGATCATACCCCCAGCAGACATGAAAAGAGCTTAGGGCTTCTAACTGCAAAATTTGTCACACTTCTGCAGGAAGCCAAAGATGGTGTGCTGGATCTTAAAGTG GCAGCAGACCAGCTAGCTGTTCGGCAGAAGCGCAGAATTTATGATATCACTAACGTTTTGGAGGGAATTGGTCTCATAGAAAAGAAATCCAAAAACAGCATACAGTGGAA GGGTGCTGGGCCAGGCTGCAATTCTCGTGAGATTTCTGAGAGACTCGTGACCCTGAAGGATGAGCTAGAAGAACTCAGTCACCGAGAACAGCTGCTGGACCAGCACAAGTTATGGGTGCAGCAGTCCATCCGCAATGTTACAGATGAAGACTCAAATACCAA ttttgctTATGTTACACATGAAGACATCTGCAGTTGTTTCCAAGGTGATACATTGTTGGCAATTCAAGCCCCTTCTGGCACCCAGATGGAAGTACCAATACCAGAGTTT GGACCAGGGTGTAGGAAAAACTATCAGATTCACCTGAAAAGTCAATCTGGCCCCATCAATGTACTGCTGGTCAACAAAGACCCAGAAGCAGACAAGCCTGTGGTCATGCAGGTCCCTCCCCCTGCCTCTCTTGTCATGGAGAGTCAGAATGTTAACCCATCCACATCTGCTGCCACAACAGCTGTTGATACCAAGGGTGGTAGAGGAAAg cgATCACCAACAAAGTCACCATTGCGTGCAACTCAGGCCTTTGGAACTGGTGCTTTGGATTCGTCCCCTATGATGACAAGGATGGCAACTAGATCTTCGCCTCGTAAAGCCAATCCTGAAAACTTTCTTAACCAGC CTTCTACCTCTTCTGGCATGGCAGCAAGTCAACCCATGTTGAGTCAACCTTCACCCTCTGAACTTTGTCCTACAGACATGCTCTTTGATCCCACTCGCACAGATCTAG CAGACATGGATGGTGCTCTCATTGATGAACTGATGTCTTCAGATG catttGCCCCGCTGCTACGACTCAGTCCACCGCCAAGTGATCGTGACTACTACTTCAACCTTGATGATAGTGAAGGGGCATGTGACCTGTTTGATGTTCCTCTCTTATCAATGTGA
- the LOC112576591 gene encoding LOW QUALITY PROTEIN: uncharacterized protein LOC112576591 (The sequence of the model RefSeq protein was modified relative to this genomic sequence to represent the inferred CDS: inserted 1 base in 1 codon), protein MTGHGISLKRVTGGVEPVTTGKKVDNSVSTLQKLFQLYTKSDLCDVQLQVGPHXLHAHRLILSMSSDVFKTMLTDTKWPDAHKARILLNEELECVEVFGDFLQYMYTGNIHLSNLSVLPVLMLADKYNIHDLGSECRNYMVTHCHTSPLNLRVVSWLRYARMCDNRNLEAVVKRYIELNFERVMQSRDFLVMPLEMLEEMCRCEHLVIQSEYTLFLGLKKWLLHNDESSDLACGNEHIMEKKILQIMSNVRLPLMTQAQLSSLTDDPFLNKYAQFFMPKLSAACAYHSSHRTSSPTIAQSESQSNVHCATENSAKYHVAPCSQQFAKGIDTAATSSRLKAVTQSAAAKGNRESWSSHNFGPQNIFMCNVLYMQSSSERTLWNFEPSGRTVQSCSTYYTPRNYMCDDWSTSLTIENFPDFPPYASHTYFFSTPKGMSGGSQANLLHSGHDTCSRAGEDEGEDNSVFEWQVEMYPKGIRFPPAVMISIPQNHDIDEHCQDVVRVAVISKTHHCHPCHVDVSVLAVARGVEDGTEYVDALAHKSCIFDKERMIHNIDNIVPFHHLNCSKSKYLTSSNITGAKQCNFKVVVIIRPSLMGL, encoded by the exons ATGACTGGTCATGGCATTTCGCTCAAGCGGGTGACAGGAGGCGTAGAACCTGTCACCACGGGGAAGAAGGTAGACAACTCTGTGTCAACTCTGCAGAAACTCTTCCAACTTTACACAAAATCGGATCTTTGCGATGTACAGCTCCAAGTAGGTCCAC ATCTTCATGCACACCGACTTATTCTCAGTATGAGCAGTGACGTTTTCAAAACAATGCTGACAGACACCAAATGGCCTGATGCTCATAAAGCACGAATTTTGCTGAACGAGGAGCTGGAGTGTGTAGAAGTGTTTGGGGACTTTCTACAGTATATGTACACTGGAAACATTCATCTCAGCAATTTAAGTGTACTTCCAGTTCTAATGCTAGCTGACAAATACAACATCCATGATCTGGGAAGTGAATGCAGGAACTACATGGTTACCCATTGCCACACTTCGCCTTTAAACCTCAGG GTTGTTTCTTGGCTGCGGTATGCCCGCATGTGTGACAATCGGAATCTAGAGGCAGTAGTGAAGCGCTACATTGAACTTAACTTCGAAAGAGTCATGCAAAGTAGGGACTTCCTTGTGATGCCATTGGAAATGCTGGAGGAGATGTGCAGGTGTGAACATCTTGTCATCCAGAGTGAATATACTTTATTCCTGGGACTGAAGAAATGGTTGCTTCACAATGATG AGTCGTCAGACCTGGCTTGTGGGAATGAACATATAATGGAAAAGAAGATTCTGCAAATCATGTCTAATGTGCGCCTGCCCTTGATGACTCAAGCACAGCTTTCATCGCTGACAGATGACCCTTTTCTCAACAAATATGCACAGTTTTTTATGCCAAAACTTTCAGCTGCTTGTGCTTACCATTCTAGCCATAGGACTTCATCTCCAACAATTGCCCAGTCTGAAAGTCAATCAAATGTCCATTGTGCAACAGAAAACAGTGCTAAATACCATGTAGCACCCTGTAGTCAGCAATTTGCAAAAGGGATTGACACAGCAGCAACTAGCAGTAGATTAAAAGCTGTGACACAGTCAGCTGCTGCCAAAGGAAACAGAGAATCTTGGAGCAGCCATAATTTTGgtccacaaaatatttttatgtgcaaTGTACTTTATATGCAGTCAAGTTCTGAAAGAACGTTGTGGAATTTTGAACCTTCTGGCAGAACAGTGCAGAGCTGCAGTACTTACTACACACCACGAAACTATATGTGCGATGATTGGAGCACCAGTCTCACCATTGAAAATTTTCCTGATTTCCCCCCATACGCATCACACACCTACTTTTTCTCCACTCCAAAAGGCATGTCAGGAGGCAGCCAGGCTAACCTACTTCATAGTGGCCATGATACCTGTAGCAGAGCTGGGGAGGATGAAGGGGAAGACAACTCAGTCTTTGAGTGGCAGGTGGAGATGTATCCGAAAGGCATCCGATTTCCTCCAGCAGTCATGATCAGCATTCCCCAGAATCATGACATTGATGAGCACTGCCAGGATGTAGTTCGTGTTGCTGTTATCTCTAAGACACACCATTGTCATCCGTGTCACGTAGATGTCAGTGTCCTGGCAGTGGCAAGGGGAGTCGAGGACGGAACAGAGTATGTTGATGCACTTGCCCACAAGAGCTGCATCTTTGACAAAGAGAGAATGATTCACAACATAGATAACATTGTGCCATTTCACCACTTAAACTGCTCAAAGTCAAAGTATTTGACATCTAGCAACATTACCGGTGCCAAACAATGCAATTTTAAAGTTGTGGTCATCATAAGACCAAGCTTAATGGGTCTGTGA